CGTCGCTATCAGAAGAGTCAAACGATGCGCTGAGCCCAGCAGTTCGTCGTCTTCTTGCTGAAAATGATCTGACGCCTGAACAAATTAAAGGCACAGGTGTTGGTGGCCGAATCACTCGCGAAGATGTAGATGCATTCCTGAAAAGTGGCGGTGCGAAAGCGGTTGCCGCTGAACCAGCTGCAGCGAAAGATGAAGCGCCTGCGCTTGGCCACCGTAGCGAGAAACGTGTCCCTATGACACGCCTTCGTAAGCGTGTTGCTGAGCGTCTGCTGGAAGCGAAAAACAGCACAGCGATGCTGACCACGTTTAACGAAGTGAACATGAAGCCAATCATGGACATTCGTAAGCAATACAAAGACGTCTTCGAAGAGCGCCACGGTATTCGTTTGGGCTTCATGTCTTTCTACGTGAAGGCTGTTGTTGAGGCGCTGAAGCGTTACCCAGAAGTGAATGCTTCAATCGATGGTGATGACATTGTTTATCACAACTTCTTTGACGTAAGCATGGCTGTTTCGACTCCTCGTGGTTTGGTAACACCAGTATTACGTGACTGTGACCGCCTGGGCCTGGCTGAGATCGAAAAAGGGATCAAAGAGCTGGCCATTAAAGGTCGTGACGGTAAGCTGACGGTTGATGAACTGACCGGCGGTAATTTCACCATCACAAACGGTGGTGTATTTGGTTCTCTGATGTCGACGCCGATTATCAACCCACCACAAGCTGCTATTCTTGGTATGCACAAGATCCAAGAGCGTCCAATGGCAGTTGATGGAAAGGTTGAGATTCTGCCAATGATGTACCTTGCTCTCTCTTATGATCACCGTTTGATTGATGGACGTGAGTCTGTTGGTTTCTTGGTGACTGTAAAAGAGCTTTTAGAAGACCCAACGCGTCTGCTGCTTGACGTATAAGCAGCCCGGTTATACCGGAGAGCAGGGGGCTGGAGCCCCCTGTGTGGAAAGCAAATTAAACCTATAAAACGGAAATAGACACGGATAGAACATCATGAATCTGCACGAATATCAGTCAAAACAGCTGTTTGCTGAATACGGGCTGCCAGTATCCGAAGGGTATGCCTGTGACACTCCTCAAGAAGCTGCTGAAGCCGCTGACAAACTAGGCGGAAACAAGTGGGTTGTTAAATGTCAGGTACACGCTGGTGGTCGCGGTAAAGCGGGCGGTGTGAAACTGGTTAGCAACAAAGAAGAAATCAAAGAATTCGCACAGAACTGGTTGGGCAAAAATCTGGTGACTTACCAGACAGATGCAAATGGCCAGCCTGTTAGCAAAATCCTGGTTGAAGAGTGTACTGACATTGCTCAAGAGCTCTACCTGGGTGCAGTAGTAGACCGTGGTTCACGTCGCGTTGTTTTCATGGCATCGACTGAAGGTGGTGTGGAAATCGAAAAAGTCGCTGAAGAGACGCCAGAGCTGATCCACAAAGCGGCGATCGATCCGTTGGTAGGGCCTCAGCCATACCAAGGCCGTCAACTGGCATTTAAGCTGGGTCTACAAGGCGAGCAAATCAAGCAGTTCACCAAGATCTTCATGGGTATCGCAAAGCTGTTCATCGAGCGCGATGTTGCGCTGGTGGAAGTGAACCCACTGGTTATCACTGACCAGGGTAATCTGCACTGTCTGGATGCAAAACTGGCTGTTGATAGCAATGCTGTATACCGTCAGCCAAAAATCCGTGAAATGCACGACCCATCACAGGACGATCCACGTGAAGCACACGCTGCACAGTGGGAACTGAACTATGTTGCTCTGGACGGCAGCATTGGCTGTATGGTTAACGGTGCGGGCCTGGCAATGGGTACCATGGATATCGTTAACTTGCACGGCGGCAGCCCTGCAAATTTCCTGGATGTTGGTGGCGGCGCAACGAAAGAGCGCGTTACCGAAGCATTCAAAATCATCCTCTCTGACGACAACGTAAAAGCTGTTCTGGTGAACATCTTCGGCGGTATCGTGCGCTGTGACCTGATCGCAGACGGCATCATCGGTGCGGTAGAAGAAGTTGGCGTTAAAGTACCAGTTGTTGTTCGCCTTGAAGGTAACAACGCTGAGCTTGGCGCGAAGAAACTGGCTGAGTCAGGCCTGAACATTATTGCTGCGACCTCACTGACTGAAGCAGCAGAGAAAGTTGTTGCTGCAGCGGAGGGCAAATAATGTCTGTTTTGATTAACAAAGATACCAAAGTAATCTGTCAGGGTTTCACCGGTGGTCAGGGTACTTTCCACTCAGAGCAAGCCATCGAGTACGGAACGCAAATGGTTGGTGGTGTATCACCGGGCAAAGGCGGCACGACTCATCTTGGTCTTCCAGTGTTCAACACTGTGGCAGAAGCCGTGGAAGCAACTGGCGCGACGGCGACTGTTATCTACGTACCAGCTCCTTTCTGTAAAGATGCGATTCTAGAAGCGATTGATGCAGGTATCGAACTGATTGTAACCATCACCGAAGGGATTCCTACGCTGGATATGCTGGAAGTGAAGGTTAAGCTTGATGAAGCTGGCGTTCGTATGATTGGTC
The nucleotide sequence above comes from Grimontia kaedaensis. Encoded proteins:
- the odhB gene encoding 2-oxoglutarate dehydrogenase complex dihydrolipoyllysine-residue succinyltransferase; translated protein: MTIEILVPDLPESVADATVATWHKQPGDAVSRDEVLVDIETDKVVLEVPAPDDGVLEAIIEEEGATVLSKQLLAKLKPGAVAGEPTQDAPTSSEASPDKRHTASLSEESNDALSPAVRRLLAENDLTPEQIKGTGVGGRITREDVDAFLKSGGAKAVAAEPAAAKDEAPALGHRSEKRVPMTRLRKRVAERLLEAKNSTAMLTTFNEVNMKPIMDIRKQYKDVFEERHGIRLGFMSFYVKAVVEALKRYPEVNASIDGDDIVYHNFFDVSMAVSTPRGLVTPVLRDCDRLGLAEIEKGIKELAIKGRDGKLTVDELTGGNFTITNGGVFGSLMSTPIINPPQAAILGMHKIQERPMAVDGKVEILPMMYLALSYDHRLIDGRESVGFLVTVKELLEDPTRLLLDV
- the sucC gene encoding ADP-forming succinate--CoA ligase subunit beta is translated as MNLHEYQSKQLFAEYGLPVSEGYACDTPQEAAEAADKLGGNKWVVKCQVHAGGRGKAGGVKLVSNKEEIKEFAQNWLGKNLVTYQTDANGQPVSKILVEECTDIAQELYLGAVVDRGSRRVVFMASTEGGVEIEKVAEETPELIHKAAIDPLVGPQPYQGRQLAFKLGLQGEQIKQFTKIFMGIAKLFIERDVALVEVNPLVITDQGNLHCLDAKLAVDSNAVYRQPKIREMHDPSQDDPREAHAAQWELNYVALDGSIGCMVNGAGLAMGTMDIVNLHGGSPANFLDVGGGATKERVTEAFKIILSDDNVKAVLVNIFGGIVRCDLIADGIIGAVEEVGVKVPVVVRLEGNNAELGAKKLAESGLNIIAATSLTEAAEKVVAAAEGK